In Arthrobacter sp. CDRTa11, one DNA window encodes the following:
- a CDS encoding HNH endonuclease signature motif containing protein: protein MDNGEVLEAAEAPGAALIRPDSKPCSAAVDSFPGPDADSNAPRHPDAACGSRAGSDQVAASDADAGSDPLRDLAEECLAVMAEAARDEARAAARKARAAATYADSCRRLLPPSASLHERSAAEMGMVAEVACVLTISEGTASAFLVQSRQLSTELPRTLTALQAGAISWQHARILCDETTGLGPAGAAAMETHFLDPDAAKASRACLAGDLTPSRFRARARTWRERHHPVSIETRHTKCILDRRVEYTPDRDGMAWLSAYLPADQAAAIWEHTTTTARALQSPTESRTLTQLRADTLATALLSGETTTGDSNGGAGANSLADPGGERAAGQVPPPRAQVLVTVPVFSLLGLTDEPATLDGHGPIPASMARNLVANGAHSFHRVLTDPRDGAPLEIGRTSYRLTTAMRRWLRLRDAKCPFPGCNNHSLDNEADHLLAWADGGTTGINNLGQPCRKHHHLKHHSAWQPTPASKSQPPGWTSPTGRHYNSEHQDWEPPNWPPGMNSS, encoded by the coding sequence ATGGACAACGGGGAAGTCTTGGAAGCAGCAGAAGCACCTGGTGCTGCCCTGATCCGGCCTGACTCCAAGCCGTGCTCCGCTGCCGTTGATTCTTTCCCGGGTCCTGATGCTGATTCCAATGCCCCCAGGCATCCTGATGCTGCTTGTGGCTCCCGCGCCGGCTCTGATCAGGTGGCCGCGTCTGATGCTGACGCTGGTTCTGATCCGTTGCGGGATTTGGCGGAGGAGTGCCTGGCTGTCATGGCGGAGGCGGCCCGTGATGAGGCCCGGGCCGCTGCCCGGAAGGCCCGCGCGGCTGCCACTTACGCGGATAGCTGCCGCCGCCTGCTTCCCCCGTCGGCCTCGCTGCACGAACGCTCAGCGGCGGAGATGGGCATGGTCGCTGAGGTCGCCTGTGTCCTGACCATCAGCGAAGGCACCGCCTCAGCCTTCCTGGTCCAGTCCCGCCAGCTGAGCACCGAACTGCCCCGCACCCTGACTGCCCTGCAGGCCGGGGCCATCTCGTGGCAGCACGCGCGGATCCTCTGCGATGAAACCACCGGCCTGGGCCCCGCCGGCGCGGCAGCCATGGAAACCCACTTCCTGGACCCCGACGCCGCGAAGGCTTCCCGCGCCTGCCTGGCCGGGGACCTTACACCCTCCCGGTTCCGTGCCAGGGCCCGGACCTGGCGCGAACGCCACCACCCCGTCTCGATCGAAACCCGCCACACCAAGTGCATCCTGGACCGCCGGGTCGAATACACCCCGGACCGCGACGGCATGGCCTGGCTCTCCGCCTACCTCCCCGCCGACCAGGCCGCCGCCATCTGGGAACACACCACCACCACAGCCCGGGCCCTCCAAAGCCCCACCGAATCCCGCACCCTCACCCAACTCCGCGCCGACACCCTCGCCACCGCACTCCTCAGCGGAGAAACCACCACCGGCGACAGTAACGGCGGCGCCGGCGCAAATAGCCTTGCCGATCCCGGCGGAGAGCGCGCTGCCGGGCAGGTCCCGCCGCCGCGGGCCCAGGTACTGGTCACCGTGCCCGTCTTCTCGCTGCTGGGCCTCACGGACGAACCTGCCACCCTCGACGGCCACGGCCCCATCCCCGCCTCCATGGCCCGGAACCTGGTCGCCAACGGAGCCCACTCCTTCCACCGCGTCCTCACCGACCCCCGCGACGGCGCACCACTGGAAATCGGCCGAACCAGCTACCGCCTCACCACAGCCATGCGCCGCTGGCTCAGACTCCGCGACGCCAAATGCCCCTTCCCCGGCTGCAACAACCACTCCCTGGACAACGAAGCAGACCACCTGCTCGCCTGGGCCGACGGCGGCACCACCGGCATCAACAACCTCGGCCAACCCTGCCGAAAACACCACCACCTCAAACACCACTCGGCCTGGCAACCAACCCCAGCCAGCA